The genomic window CGATGGAAACTGCACAAACGGAATTACACGTCATTTGACCGAACTTACTGACGAAGGGTTTTTTGATATGAAGGATGAGACAGGGATTTGGGACAGGAGCAGCTATCTCAATATTTGGACTTGCCGACAAATCGGAGAAGGTACTGCAGGGTATACCTTTATTCCAAGTACTGTATCAGGTGGGTTCGGCCAATTATATGATGGAATAGTTCTTTTGCACGATTACGTGGGCCGAATTGGGACTTCTAACTCGACCAGAAGTCATGCACTTTCCCACGAGGTAGGGCATTGGGCCAACCTAGAGCACACTTGGGGAACAGATAACAACCCTGCAGATCCATCAAGTTGCAGTGGTAGTGGAAGCAGTGATTTTGTTTCGGATACTCCCAATACAATCGGGTGGACGTCTTGTGATCTAGATGGTGCGACATGTGGGTCTCTTGATAACGTCGAGAATTTTATGGACTATTCCTACTGTTATAAGATGTTTACTGAAGGTCAGGGAAACCGAATGACAGCAGCCATGAACAGCAGCACTGCTCAAAGAAACCAACTATGGACTGATTTAAATTTGGCTGAAACAGGCGTTCTTGATCCTGCCGAAATTTGCTTTGCAGAATTTGTAACTGATAGAGATCCAAATATTTGTGCGGGTCAAGAAATTGGGTTTGACGACATTTCTTACAACGGCGTAGAAAATAGAACTTGGACCTTTGAAGGTGGAACCCCTTCAACTAGTAGTGAGAATAATCCGGTGGTCGTCTATGATACTCCGGGAACTTATTCGGTTACTCTATCCGTCAGCAATGCCCAAGGCGAAGAAACGGTTGTAAAAGAAGACTTGATAAACGTTCTCGGTGAAGCGCAGTACGCTCTTCCCTTTCAGGAGGGTTTTGAAGATATGTCAGACATAGAAGAAAACAATGAATGGGTTGTTGTAAATCCTGATGAGTCAGGAATCCGTTGGACACTGACTGATCAGGCTTCGCTCACCGGCGATCAATCAGTTTATGTGCGAGGAAGAACCAATGACGATTTCCAAACAGAAACACTTGAAAGCCCGACTTTTGATCTATCTGGTTTAGAGGATAATGCGGTGCTTTCTTTCAAGTATGCGCATGCAAGAAGAAATTCCAATTCGGATGATTTCTTTCAAGTTAGAATTTCCAGGAACTGCGGAGAAAACTGGAATCTTCGAGAAACAAGGGATATTGACGAACTGCCTACCGTTAGTGGAAATGTAAGTGGACAATTTTTCCCTGACTCTGATGGAGACTGGGAAGAAGTAATAATTGATAACATAAGTTCAATTTTCTTAACCGATGAATTCAGAATAAGATTTGAGTTCACAAGTGTTGGTGGAAACAACATATTCATCGATGATATCAATATTTACGACCCTAACACCTTGAGCGTTGATAATAATGAGGTTGTTAAGGAAATAACTCTTTTTCCAAACCCTGCTACCGACAACGTCAGACTTCGGCTAGACCTTTCTGAAAACCAAAACATCAGAATAGATGTTGTTGATGCATCGGGACGGGTTGTGCAGTCTCCGTATACAGGTACAATGACCTCGGGAACGCAAAGTATCCAGATTCAACTTGATTCATCTTTGACTCCAGGGATGTATTTTGTTAGATTGACTGGTGAAGAAGGAATCGCAGTGAGGAAGCTTATTGTCAAATAAGCTTACTACCCCTTTCTGCTCAAAGTAAAGCCTAATGAAGAAAATTTACCTAGCTGGTTTGGCCATGCTTACCACTATTGTGTTAATTGCTCAAAACACAGGAGAAAATCTGGTAAAGTGCCACACCTATGAAATGCAGAATGAGCTGTATGAAAGCGATCCTGCAGTTAAAGAATCTGCTGAAATTCTCAGTGCTCAAATTCTCAAACGAGCCAAAGAGCTCGAGAGAACGGGATTTCAAAAGGATGGTGATCCATTCATTATACCTGTTGTATTTCACATCATACACGAGTATGGTGCAGAAAACATTTCGTACGCTCAGATCGAGGATGCCATTCGAGTGATGACCGATGATTTCAATGCCAATAGTAGTGGAATTGAAAGTGTCCAGGACGCATTTACGGAAATTATTGGAGACGTCGGAATTGAGTTTCGCTTGGCTAAAATTGACCCTGAAGGGAACTGCACCAACGGAGTGGTTAGAACATTGAGTAATCTGACCACTTCGGGGGGGGAAAACCTCAAGACCGTTAGCCCCATTTGGGATAGATCGAAATACATGAATATTTGGGTATGTAAGAATATAGCCAGCGGCGCGGCTGGATATACTTACTACCCGAGTTCTCTTGCGGGAGATTTTGGAGAAACCAACGATGGAATAGTAGTTAGATACGATTACGTAGGAAGTATTGGTGAAAGCAGTATTGGTCGATCTCATGTTTTGACGCACGAAGTTGGCCATTGGATAGATTTGCCTCACCTATGGGGAAGTACTAACGATCCTGATGTTGGGTCAAACTGTGATACTGATGATGGGGTGGACGATACGCCAAATACAATTGGATGGACTTCATGTAATTTGGCGGGTGAATCCTGCGGAAGTTTAGACAATGTGGAGAATTTCATGGAATATTCTTATTGTGGTAAGATGTTCACCGAGGGCCAGAAAATGAGAATGTTAGCTTCGTTGACAGCTCCTATTGCAGAAAGAAATAGCTTATGGACAGAGGAAAATCTTGAGCAAACCGGTGTCTTGCTTGAGCCTCAGCTTTGCGATGCCGATTTCACTTCCGACAATTTTTCAGTATGTGTAGGAGAGACCATCAGTTATCAAGATCAGTCCCATTCCGGTGTTGCGGAAAGACTTTGGATTTTTGAAGGAGGATCTCCTGCCACAACAGCATCTGCTAATCCCAATGTGGTTTATTCCACTCCCGGGATTTATACCGTTAGTTTGGCCGTTGTAGATAGTTTTGGAAATGAACTCACCGAAGTTAAGGAAGCCTTTATCGAAGTATTAGACACAGCTGCTTTGAGTCTTCCTTACACGCAGAGTTTCGAGGGGATTGAAGAATTCTCAGATTTGGAGGACGAATCACTTTACACAGAAAATCTTTATGAT from Cryomorphaceae bacterium 1068 includes these protein-coding regions:
- a CDS encoding M43 family zinc metalloprotease, with translation MRRFQSLLLVVATMLISTTILAQEQDFVDPGHLTCAKNDATEALFQKYPEQRAIAEQARKKLQAETEAFSNSKGNEDDVIIIPVVFHVVHAGGDENISDEQIQSAIDVLNEDFNAANSDIDQVVDEFADIVGDVGFEFRLAKIDPDGNCTNGITRHLTELTDEGFFDMKDETGIWDRSSYLNIWTCRQIGEGTAGYTFIPSTVSGGFGQLYDGIVLLHDYVGRIGTSNSTRSHALSHEVGHWANLEHTWGTDNNPADPSSCSGSGSSDFVSDTPNTIGWTSCDLDGATCGSLDNVENFMDYSYCYKMFTEGQGNRMTAAMNSSTAQRNQLWTDLNLAETGVLDPAEICFAEFVTDRDPNICAGQEIGFDDISYNGVENRTWTFEGGTPSTSSENNPVVVYDTPGTYSVTLSVSNAQGEETVVKEDLINVLGEAQYALPFQEGFEDMSDIEENNEWVVVNPDESGIRWTLTDQASLTGDQSVYVRGRTNDDFQTETLESPTFDLSGLEDNAVLSFKYAHARRNSNSDDFFQVRISRNCGENWNLRETRDIDELPTVSGNVSGQFFPDSDGDWEEVIIDNISSIFLTDEFRIRFEFTSVGGNNIFIDDINIYDPNTLSVDNNEVVKEITLFPNPATDNVRLRLDLSENQNIRIDVVDASGRVVQSPYTGTMTSGTQSIQIQLDSSLTPGMYFVRLTGEEGIAVRKLIVK
- a CDS encoding M43 family zinc metalloprotease; the protein is MKKIYLAGLAMLTTIVLIAQNTGENLVKCHTYEMQNELYESDPAVKESAEILSAQILKRAKELERTGFQKDGDPFIIPVVFHIIHEYGAENISYAQIEDAIRVMTDDFNANSSGIESVQDAFTEIIGDVGIEFRLAKIDPEGNCTNGVVRTLSNLTTSGGENLKTVSPIWDRSKYMNIWVCKNIASGAAGYTYYPSSLAGDFGETNDGIVVRYDYVGSIGESSIGRSHVLTHEVGHWIDLPHLWGSTNDPDVGSNCDTDDGVDDTPNTIGWTSCNLAGESCGSLDNVENFMEYSYCGKMFTEGQKMRMLASLTAPIAERNSLWTEENLEQTGVLLEPQLCDADFTSDNFSVCVGETISYQDQSHSGVAERLWIFEGGSPATTASANPNVVYSTPGIYTVSLAVVDSFGNELTEVKEAFIEVLDTAALSLPYTQSFEGIEEFSDLEDESLYTENLYDNDYWEISTEAGFDDNHSAVFRASEAQNSTIPRSAFVSKTFQMSDVGDLPILSFKRAGARSSASSEGELWVFISKNCGELWSPRKVYDDGDAYTTDELFPGVYIPAEEDWLTIQIDNIVPVFQNEEFRFRFEYRGTDGGTIYIDDINLIDGTTLNTAFQSSPEARFALFPNPATTTVTLKFPDDVSNVEAILIRDLSGRIVYQEVISKSTLREHRMNLNDLSSGIYLVEVRGINGSSAKKLVID